A DNA window from Acomys russatus chromosome 7, mAcoRus1.1, whole genome shotgun sequence contains the following coding sequences:
- the LOC127192053 gene encoding LOW QUALITY PROTEIN: probable ribosome biogenesis protein RLP24 (The sequence of the model RefSeq protein was modified relative to this genomic sequence to represent the inferred CDS: deleted 1 base in 1 codon) codes for MRIKKCYFCSGPIYPGHGMMFVRNDCKVFRFCKSKCHKNFKKKRNPRKVRWTKAFRKAAGKELTVDNSFGFEKRRNEPVKYQRELWNKTIDAMKRVEEIKQKCQAKFIMNRLKKNKELQKVQDVREVKQNIHLIRAPLAGKGKQLEEKMVQQLQKDVNMEDAA; via the exons ATGAGGATCAAGAAGTGTTATTTCTGTTCGGGGCCGATCTACCCTGGCCACGGCATGATGTTCGTCCGCAACGACTGCAAGGTGTTTCGATTCTGTAAGTCCAAGTGTCATAAGAACTTCAAGAAGAAGCGGAACCCACGCAAGGTCAGGTGGACTAAGGCCTTCCGGAAAGCAGCTGGCAAAGAGCTCACGGTGGACAACTCATTTGGATTTGAAAAACGTAGGAATGAACCTGTGAAATACCAGCGAGAGCTATGGAATAAAACCATTGATGCAATGAAGAGAGTTGAAGAGATCAAACAGAAATGCCAGGCT AAATTCATAATGAACAggttgaagaaaaacaaagagctgcAGAAGGTCCAAGACGTCAGAGAGGTCAAGCAGAACATCCATCTCATCCGGGCTCCTCTTGCAGGCAAAGGAAAGCAACTGGAGGAAAAAATGGTCCAGCAGTTACAGAAGGATGTGAACATGGAGGATGCTGCCTAA